Proteins from one Paraburkholderia sp. BL10I2N1 genomic window:
- a CDS encoding ABC transporter ATP-binding protein — MTSIQPIEPSTTLIPERNRTKTLTIGILTAIFVIAAPMIIGAAGGNYWVRVLDFAMLYVMLALGLNVVVGFAGLLDLGYIAFYAIGAYTAALLSSPHLSTQFEWIAHLAPTGLHVPIWIIVPLAMSFAAMFGVLLGAPTLRLRGDYLAIVTLGFGEIVRIFINNLDRPVNITNGPKGITGIAPVQVGGFSLAQTHSFLGFSFPSVYMYYYLFVLCALLVIWTCTRLQHSRIGRAWAAIREDEIAAKAMGINTRNVKLLAFAMGASFGGLSGAMFGSFQGFVSPESFTFWESVVVLACVVLGGMGHIPGVILGAVLLAVFPEFLRSTMGPLQNMIFGHEIVDTEVIRQLLYGLAMVVIMLYRSEGLWPSPKHEDKIAKLAKRAGKKPVRA; from the coding sequence ATGACTTCAATTCAACCGATCGAGCCGTCCACGACGCTCATCCCTGAACGGAACCGCACGAAGACGCTGACCATCGGCATCCTCACCGCGATCTTCGTGATTGCGGCGCCGATGATCATCGGTGCGGCCGGCGGCAACTACTGGGTTCGCGTGCTCGACTTCGCGATGCTGTACGTGATGCTCGCGCTCGGTCTGAACGTGGTGGTCGGCTTCGCCGGCCTGCTGGATCTGGGCTATATCGCGTTCTACGCGATCGGCGCGTACACAGCGGCGCTGCTGAGCTCACCGCACCTGAGCACGCAGTTCGAGTGGATCGCGCATCTGGCGCCGACCGGCCTGCACGTGCCGATCTGGATCATCGTGCCGCTGGCGATGTCATTCGCGGCGATGTTCGGGGTCCTGCTCGGTGCCCCGACGCTGCGTCTGCGCGGCGACTATCTGGCGATCGTGACCCTCGGCTTCGGGGAAATCGTCCGGATCTTCATCAACAACCTCGACCGTCCGGTCAACATCACGAACGGGCCGAAGGGGATCACGGGGATCGCCCCGGTGCAGGTGGGCGGCTTTAGCCTGGCGCAGACCCATTCGTTCCTCGGCTTCTCGTTCCCGTCCGTGTACATGTACTACTACCTGTTCGTGCTGTGCGCGCTGCTGGTGATCTGGACCTGTACGCGTCTGCAGCATTCGCGTATCGGTCGCGCATGGGCCGCGATCCGCGAAGACGAAATTGCCGCCAAGGCGATGGGCATCAACACCCGTAACGTGAAGCTGCTGGCGTTCGCGATGGGCGCCTCGTTCGGCGGACTGTCGGGCGCGATGTTCGGCTCGTTCCAGGGCTTCGTGTCGCCGGAATCGTTCACGTTCTGGGAATCGGTCGTGGTGCTCGCCTGCGTGGTGCTGGGCGGCATGGGCCACATCCCGGGCGTGATTCTCGGCGCGGTGCTGCTGGCCGTGTTCCCGGAATTCCTGCGCTCGACAATGGGTCCGCTGCAAAACATGATCTTCGGCCATGAAATCGTCGATACCGAAGTGATCCGTCAGCTGTTGTACGGTCTCGCGATGGTCGTCATCATGCTGTACCGCTCGGAAGGCCTGTGGCCGTCGCCGAAGCACGAGGACAAGATTGCGAAACTGGCGAAGCGTGCCGGCAAGAAGCCGGTGCGGGCCTAA
- a CDS encoding GNAT family acetyltransferase — MMTTATLSIRRFDAADTDAVVALWQEAFPEYRDATRPQRNPHLSIANKLATQPELFFVAEDHGRVVGTVMAGYDGHRGWLYSLAVDKAMRRHGIGTRLVEHAEAALTSLGCPKVNLQVLESKADVRGFYEALGYRADEVVSLGKRLGPGANVPAAMNGQPADQAPRNGREMI, encoded by the coding sequence GCCGATACCGATGCCGTGGTCGCGCTGTGGCAGGAGGCCTTCCCAGAGTATCGGGATGCGACCCGGCCGCAGCGCAATCCGCATCTGTCGATCGCGAACAAGCTCGCGACGCAGCCGGAACTGTTCTTTGTCGCAGAAGATCACGGACGTGTGGTCGGCACGGTAATGGCCGGCTACGACGGACATCGCGGCTGGCTGTATTCGCTCGCCGTCGATAAGGCCATGCGACGACACGGCATCGGCACGCGTCTCGTCGAGCATGCGGAGGCTGCGCTGACGTCGCTCGGTTGCCCGAAGGTGAACCTGCAGGTGCTGGAGAGCAAGGCAGACGTGCGGGGATTTTACGAAGCCCTCGGATATCGGGCGGATGAAGTCGTCAGTCTGGGGAAGCGTCTCGGACCTGGCGCGAATGTGCCGGCTGCGATGAATGGCCAGCCCGCGGACCAGGCGCCGCGGAATGGACGCGAAATGATATGA
- a CDS encoding ABC transporter ATP-binding protein — translation MSDKQIRLSVKGVNKRFGGLQALSDVGLQIEEGTIYGLIGPNGAGKTTFFNVVTGLYTPDSGEFKLDGTNYTPTAVYQVAKAGIARTFQNIRLFGGMTALENVMVGRHVRTKHGLLGAVFQTPAERQEEREIKERALELLEYVGVLQYADYTSRNLSYGHQRRLEIARALATDPKLLALDEPAAGMNATEKVELTKLLDKIRSDGKTILLIEHDVKLVMHLCNRMTVLDYGKVIAEGLPQDVQKDPKVIEAYLGAGVH, via the coding sequence ATGAGCGACAAACAAATCCGTCTGTCCGTGAAGGGCGTGAACAAGCGCTTTGGCGGCCTGCAGGCCCTCTCCGACGTCGGCCTGCAGATCGAGGAAGGTACGATCTACGGTCTCATCGGCCCGAACGGCGCCGGCAAGACCACGTTCTTCAACGTGGTCACGGGCCTGTACACGCCGGATTCGGGCGAGTTCAAGCTCGATGGCACGAACTACACGCCGACGGCGGTGTACCAGGTGGCGAAGGCCGGGATTGCCCGCACGTTCCAGAACATTCGTCTCTTCGGCGGCATGACCGCGCTGGAAAACGTGATGGTCGGCCGTCACGTGCGCACGAAGCACGGCCTGCTCGGCGCGGTGTTCCAGACGCCGGCGGAACGCCAGGAAGAGCGCGAGATCAAGGAACGCGCGCTGGAGCTGCTCGAATACGTGGGCGTGCTGCAGTACGCCGACTACACGTCGCGCAACCTGTCGTACGGTCACCAGCGTCGGCTGGAAATCGCCCGCGCGCTGGCGACCGATCCGAAGCTGCTCGCGCTGGACGAGCCGGCTGCCGGCATGAACGCGACCGAGAAGGTCGAATTGACGAAGCTGCTCGACAAGATCCGCAGCGACGGCAAGACGATCCTGCTGATCGAGCACGACGTGAAACTGGTGATGCACCTGTGCAACCGCATGACGGTGCTCGATTACGGCAAGGTGATCGCTGAAGGTCTGCCGCAGGACGTGCAGAAGGACCCGAAGGTGATCGAGGCTTATCTGGGTGCGGGAGTTCACTGA
- a CDS encoding ABC transporter ATP-binding protein: MATAMLKIKGLQVNYGGIQAVKGIDLEVAQGELVTLIGANGAGKTTTMKAITGLKPYSAGDIEYMGQSIRGLPTHELLKRGLAMVPEGRGIFARMSILENMQMGAYLRNDTDGIKKDVERMFGFFPRLKERATQYAGTLSGGEQQMLAMARAIISKPKLLLLDEPSMGLSPIMVEKIFEVVRSISAEGMTVLLVEQNARLALQAANRGYVMDSGLVTMSGDAKKMLDDPKVRAAYLGE; the protein is encoded by the coding sequence ATGGCTACGGCAATGTTGAAAATCAAGGGCCTGCAGGTCAACTACGGCGGCATTCAGGCAGTCAAGGGCATCGACCTCGAAGTGGCGCAGGGCGAGCTGGTCACGCTGATCGGCGCGAACGGTGCGGGCAAGACCACGACGATGAAGGCCATCACGGGTCTGAAGCCTTACTCGGCGGGCGACATCGAGTACATGGGGCAGTCGATCAGGGGGCTGCCGACGCATGAGCTGCTCAAGCGCGGCCTCGCGATGGTGCCGGAAGGCCGGGGCATCTTCGCGCGCATGTCGATTCTCGAGAACATGCAGATGGGCGCGTACCTGCGTAACGACACCGACGGCATCAAGAAGGACGTCGAGCGCATGTTCGGCTTCTTCCCGCGCCTGAAGGAACGCGCGACGCAGTACGCGGGGACGCTCTCGGGCGGCGAACAGCAGATGCTCGCGATGGCGCGCGCGATCATCAGCAAGCCGAAGCTGTTGCTGCTGGATGAGCCGTCGATGGGTCTGTCGCCGATCATGGTCGAGAAGATCTTCGAAGTGGTGCGCTCGATTTCCGCGGAAGGGATGACCGTGCTGCTGGTCGAGCAGAACGCGCGTCTTGCGCTGCAGGCCGCCAATCGCGGCTATGTGATGGACTCGGGTCTGGTGACGATGTCGGGTGATGCGAAAAAGATGCTCGACGATCCGAAGGTGCGTGCTGCTTACCTCGGTGAATAA